One window from the genome of Pelobates fuscus isolate aPelFus1 chromosome 13, aPelFus1.pri, whole genome shotgun sequence encodes:
- the LOC134582744 gene encoding olfactory receptor 12D1-like, producing the protein MESLNQTSVTEFTLLGLTDMAELEIVFFPVCFLFFLLNLSGNLFILVFTISNPNFHTPMYFFLGNLSIFDMCFSSVVVPKMLFDFLTPTKTISFEGCICQMHFFHFFGSSEATLLTIMSYDRYLAIGSPLHYSHIMTNKVCRLLVFLCWVIGFLHSLLHTVLTAVLPFCGPNLVNHFFCDIKPVLILACTDISLNMKLLTMITGILATSSFLLTLIPYILIGRLLYKIKTTEGRKRAYSTCSAHFTVVLLYYGTAVFTYIRPTQIESLNQDRAAAVLFTVITPALNPIVYTLRNKEIKRAINRIRKGFCGII; encoded by the coding sequence AAATCAGACATCAGTGACCGAATTCACCTTGCTTGGTCTGACTGACATGGCAGAActtgaaattgttttttttcctgtctgTTTCCTATTTTTCTTACTAAACCTTTCAGGAAATCTCTTTATCTTGGTGTTTACAATTTCTAATCCCAATTTCCATACACCCATGTATTTCTTCTTGGGGAATTTATCCATCTTCGATATGTGTTTCTCTTCTGTCGTTGTGCCTAAAATGCTGTTTGATTTCTTGACCCCAACGAAGACCATCTCATTTGAGGGCTGCATTTGTCAGAtgcattttttccatttctttgGGAGCTCTGAGGCCACATTACTCACAATAATGTCTTATGACCGTTATTTGGCAATTGGAAGTCCCTTACATTACTCACACATCATGACAAATAAGGTTTGTCGCCTCTTAGTTTTTTTATGCTGGGTTATTGGATTCTTGCATTCTCTATTGCACACGGTACTAACTGCAGTGCTTCCTTTTTGTGGACCTAACTTGGTAAACCATTTCTTCTGTGACATAAAGCCAGTGCTGATCCTGGCTTGTACAGACATCTCTCTGAATATGAAGCTTCTCACCATGATTACTGGAATCTTAGCCACCTCCTCTTTTCTTTTGACGCTTATTCCTTACATTCTGATTGGTAGACtcctttataaaataaaaactacagAGGGCAGAAAACGTGCATATTCTACCTGCAGTGCACACTTTACCGTTGTTCTTCTTTACTATGGGACAGCAGTATTTACTTACATTAGACCTACGCAGATTGAATCTTTAAACCAAGACAGGGCTGCTGCCGTCCTATTTACTGTCATAACTCCGGCTCTAAATCCAATTGTTTACACCCTGCGTAATAAAGAGATTAAGAGAGCCATAAATCGAATAAGAAAAGGCTTTTGTGGTATAATATAA